DNA from Brassica napus cultivar Da-Ae chromosome C4, Da-Ae, whole genome shotgun sequence:
tagaattatgatttggttgaataatttgttttgttgaattgatttagaattttttataatttttttatttttttttgtatttataaaatcgatttttgtatataaaatcgatttttgtattttacaaatcgatttttctatataaattcgattttttggattttacaaaaaaaattttgtatataaattcgattttttggattttacaaaacattttaaatatctataaaactttttttgtgattaaaaactattatttgggatttaaaaatatttttaatatatatatatatattattaaaactatttttttgtaattattaaactatttttatttattaaaactattttttgtttattagaactatttttatatatttattaaatatttttaatatatataaatctttttttgtgattaaattatttgggattttttttttaaaaaattaatttatatatttctctatttattaaatatttttttttaatttacaggtctcatgatgatcagacccggcctcgacagcgtcgtggtcgtggtggtacggggagccagtctcgggattccagccattttcaggattccccttcgccccacagctccaaccatacatctccctctgctgcacccgctcctgctcctctcgctcccgctgctgcatccgctcctgttcctccgggtcctccgggagtgatgcgtgttgcggagttggttcaacagcccggtcgtgaccatcttccgtatctcactccgtatccacatggacggggtcaaacatggtaattaaacatttttttttctttaaatttggattcattattaaccgtttattctttttattaggttcaaccgatccgggaacgggatcagcgcatggatcaaccgtatgatgtactcggccctcgacagtggacatccgactttcactcacttccctaccgacaagcaggttctgtggtttcgtcagtttgcggtaagtattctaattttttacttatatttttaatctttaatataaattttctactaattgtttttttttttcagcaagagttcaactggaattccgatgagacgctctttatctatcaccacttcgtccataaagttatggacaactatgggaagcagatccacgagtggaagaagaagtgggaaatcaataaggttcgatttaatttattaaacaattttttaatttattaaactattttttaatttattaaactattttttttttttattaaaaggtcccaaagtcgatgaacgacacggtctggaaggagttgtgtgcgcattgggataaggaagagacgaaagaaacttcttccaccaactccaccaaccgcaggagcgaccgtaaagggaagggcatctacaagcataacttgggtgctcaatctattgccactctgggagatcgcatggtaagttcaaccgctttttcttcaattatttgagtttcagaattttaatttattgtgcatttcttctaatttctaatgtttctttaatttatgtttttttcaaggcggaagaaaatgatggcgagccggttgatgatctcgccctaatgaggagggcgtataccaacaagaagaccggccagattgatgacggtcttgtgagggacgtggtcgacctggtccaaactcaggtggtagacgaagtgtctcagcttcaaaccgaggatgacgcttcgacggcttcgaccaacttgtcccggtttcgaatcaacgaaatcgttgaatccgtaagttctttttttttaaaagttcaattcatttatttcttggtttaaatttgtaaatttggctattttctattcagtcggttccaaagaagaagggacgtttggtcggtttgggtcgtcgcacccggtcggttcctccttcttctgcaccaccgccctttgttgatccagaagtacttacggctcagttgaaggacaaagatgatcgtatatctttgttggagacccagatggcggctcaacaggcgggctatgaggcacagaggaggctgaaccagcaaatgatggagatgatgcagaggatgtacccgaacgaggtgttcccggacgtgccagacccgtagttttttttttttttccaaaaactcggaatgttttatttttatttgtgaaactttgaatattaattaatatgatttcaattttaattttaatttcatattttcgaatttaaatttcagaaattttatttttttaaaaaaattaatattttttacattccgaggaaattaattatattttttactcgatcgatcgatgcgtttttggacataaatccatcgatcgatctgtttacaaaaaaacgttcggaatataccgagggacctgttcctcggaatataccgaggaactgttccctcggtatataccgagggacatttccctcggaatattccgaggaaccggttcctcggaatataccgagggacatgttcctcggaatattccgaggaatatgtccgtcggtatattcctatcgatcgatgtatatatgtccaaaaacgcgtcgatcgatgaacgtcagaggaaatatcccgacgaagttctccctcggtatattccgaggacatttccgacaaactagtgatcctcgaaatttcctcggaagtttgtttcctcggaattccgtcggaaaattccgagggatttccgaagaaagaagaaattccgaggaattatttccgacgacttgtttcgtcggtatgtcgtcggaataacgatattccgacgattttttcccttagaatccttgctgttttcttgtattgACACTTTCTTCTTtaggaaaacaaaaataaaagccACAACCACCACTACAACAAGAGAGGCAGCTGATGCAATAGTCGGTAGTTAGAATTTAGTTTTCTCCTTTGGTTTGCATGAACTAAGCGAACACAAATTTGGATTTCATTCAAGTCTACAAAAAATATGCAATTGAAGTTGGTAATAATACTAATAAACATAACGGAGTTGTTAAATTACATATTCAGACCTCCCCCTCCCAGAACCATATTTATCAATAGGTTTTGGGCCTTTTGGccctttttgataaaaaaataaactgatTTGGTGGTAGAGTTATTATTGCTAAATTGACatgtaacaaaataattaagGTGTACAAACGACCCACTTTGTGACTTGTAACCTTTCATTACTCAGTCATAACCAATATAGATTGGTAATTGCATACCCTTAATGGAAACTAGAGATTGATCCGCGCACCTGCGCGGGTATTGGTTCTTACATTTTTtacattgatatttgtttttcataatcattgttatatattttagatgagtcgtaatataactaattgtattcaaaaaatCTGGACCGAATCAGGTAATATgcttatttttggtacaaatatccgtatccgtttcagatacatttgttatttagatattttaggttCATGTACATCGTAACCGAACTCATCCAGACCCAGAAGGACCCAACTCAAAatccacacataaatttataatattcaagcgaGACATAAtttcaaagcaaaaaaaaacgataCCCGAAAAGAACAACTCGTACTTAAATCGATAGCCAATGTTCATacttaaatgattttataaaataataaaaataactttttctatgtgtttggctaaattaagtgaaatagaacgatttttttatttagtaaaataactATAaggagtgaaaaattaagttacaataaatgtaatatttttttattattttgatttaagttattattttattcacaaaacatgtctttgaattatatttttggttacATAATTTTTcaccgattgaaactaaaataattttttttagtaaaataaactAAACCGAACATTTAACGATAGAGAAACCccaattattttacatttttgattttataattggcacaaagttaatgttgattaactaataaataaaaatctacactattattattattattttgataatataattaatgatgtgatgtattgttaaagtaatataattaatgaaattgttaaaccgagcaaaatatgaaaagacaattaatgaaattattaaaagGACAACATACTTCTTTTTTATACTGCTAcgtatgtttccaaacaattctcctTTACACTGTtatccatgttttcaaacagTACGAAAATgtaatttagttttaataatatatatatagtaatctTACTTTTAACACAAGTCCTTTTTTTCTATCGAGAAGTGCTTGAGGAACTGAACCGGTGAGATTGTTCCCGATTAAGTTTCTGTTGAGACAAAGATGACCattgtatgtatatatacgCACAAAAGCAAATTCATGGTCAAAATATGGATTCTGCTTTCTAGAGAGCTTACAGTAAGGATAACGATTTCATGTTGGCAAGGAAGGTAGGTATTGGTCCACTCAAGCTATTATTTGATAAGTCACTGCCGATGCATGCAGAATACACAAAAATTGGCTTACATATGTGCTCAGAAAATATAATACTTGATTAAATGAATCAGTGAGATACTTACAGTTCTTGTAATTGCGTCAGATTCTGTAAAATTGGGGTAATGCTCCCAGTTAATCTACTTTTCGACAAATCTCTGATTATACAAgcaccaaaacaaaaacattatctTTAGAtacattagttttaaattagaGACTATGTTTGTGAATGTCTTACAAAGAAGTGATTCTTGGTTGAGTAGATGCATCTGTGTAATTGCATCCAAGATTTTCCCAGGAAAAATCTCGAGGGAGACATGGATCTCCTTGCCAACTGATTTCACGTAGTTGATAAGTAGCTTGGATGTTCTTGATAGCGGCAACTAATATAAATGTTGGAGAAAGTTAGAATCATATCATATGAAACAATATAAGCTAATTTGTTGTAATAATTGAATATTAACGCGAGAGATACCATCATTTTGGCTTGTTTCCACTTGTGGGAATTCAATAACAGTGTAAACCTCAATAGCGTTAATCAGAGGTGGAAGAGTTGAATTCGGAGTTTTTACTAGCTGTAAGTTGCAACCTTCTGAATCACATTGCACTGGTGCAGCAGTGTATAATGTACGTAGCTCTAACTTGGGTGGACTGAAACCTGAATGATTAAAGTTTCCTTTTAAGATAATGTTGAACTCCCTCGTCTGATTGGCTTCGAGGGCTTCAATCTCCGCAAAGTGCATGTACAAGTACACTTCAGCATTAGAGGGCCTAGGTGTCCAGGTGATGAGCAGTGGTTCACTGGCGTTTTTAGGCGTCGCAGCACTCACGAGTGCAGTTTTTGGTACCTTATATGTGTCTGTGTTGCTTATATTGAGATCATTGGTCGTTATTTGCTTATATCCGGAGTGAAAAAATGGAAACCAAACACGATCGTAGACATCATCAGGATACCTGCAAGTAAATTGTATTAGTCAAAAGGATCTAAGCATATATAGAATCTTactaatttatagatatatctgtttcaaaaagaaatgtatagatatattatatatgataaataataatGTGATTTGCAATTCAGCAATGTGATAGGTAatacatattataaatttgtCATGTATACTTCAAGGAAAATCTCCTCGATGTGCATACACTTTGCCTGAAGTCTtcttatgtatatatgtatggaCTATTGTATCTGAAATAAGTTTGAGTTTCTCAGAGCAATATTTACTCGAAATATAATCGTGTTAATTTTGCAAATGacaaaaatcttatataaaatatatcacTAGTAAAAATCCAACGCATAGCCACTACAAAGTCGTGGCTATAGAGCAAATTATCGTggctataaaagaaatcagCCACGCTTAGATGTCCGAAAAGTAGCGTGGCTATAGCCTCGTGGCTAGAAATAAGCGTGGCTTTTCGTGGCTACTAGCCATGTAATTACCACGCGCATTTTCGTGGCAATATTAGCCACGATATAATATTAAGACGTTGCTATTGCTAGTGGCTATTATAGCCACGATATAATATTCAGACGTGGCTATTGCTAGTGGCTATAATAGCCACGATATTGCCACTTATTAGACGTGGCACTATTAGCCACggtttaaaactatttttcagTGGCTATTATGGCCACGATTTAGCTACTAAGATTCAACATTTATAGTATCCACTGTTTTGAAAAACATTCTAAATTAGAGATTTAATTAGCCAATTTTCATATTAGAGATTCattcaaattattaaaattgcACATTCAATAAACACAGAGCATAATATACAAGATAGTCAAGGTTCAACATTCATAAAAAGTTACATAAGACAAGGTTAAAAGTTTTGAGTCTAAGAAGAGTATCAAAAGACCTTGTTACAAAAGAGGTTATAAGATAAAGTACCAACTTCTAAATGCCATTGGGAGGATTAGGCTGACCAGTTGGTGCTTGAGCCTGATGATCAGAAGTCTGTCCAGTAGGTGCTTGCGGGGGCCTAAGTGTTTGGAGGAGCTGATTGATTGCTTCCCTTGTTGTTGCAAAGTCCTGTCTCATGTCTGAGACGTCCTGTTTCACCCCAGCAACATCAGAAGTGACACTTTGGAGGGTTGTCTCAAGACCGCCCACACGCATCTCCAGGTCCAGGTTGCAGGTAATACCATTGGGGACCCGTGAAGAAGGCGCATGCTCCCTGAATTGTTCACTGCCCAGTCCGTAAACATATCCCCTCCTACTCTTAGCATTCTATCAAGAGAAAtggaaaaatattcaaaaccaaGCAAGACCAAACAGAAACTAACATAAGGCTATTTGATCAACTCAGGTAACACATGTAATGCAATTGTCAAAACAGAACAGAAGATTAAAAGTGTCTGAGAATAAAAATGTTAAGCTATCATACCTTCAGATAAGCCTTGTTTAACATGAGGCGAGAAGGAGCAGATGATGCACTTGGACTCCCTGGTGATCCTTCAGTGTTAGAGAGCTGTGTGGCTTCCATCTCGGCCTGAGTTACCAGTTCTTCAGCCCGATAGTCCACAAAAGTCCCATCTGGTCGGGAGTGTGTCTCCCTGACAAGGGCAGTGTAGGATGGTGGTTCACCAGAGGCTTgcgtctgcaaaaaaaaaagaaattaggaAGACAGATTAGAAAGACAGATTATAGTACAGACATGGAAGATACCATGTTATACGCTATCCTTGCAAAACACCTAGGGCCTGCATTATGCTTGTGGCACCCTTTACCCACAGGATCAGCCTTGCGGCTTTTAGCAGCCTTCTTGCTTTTCTTTTTAGCTTCATCAGTCGCCCAATACTCCAGAAGCAGTGTCCAGTCGCTATCATTGATGTACTTTGGCTTCTTGTGTTGCCTCTTCTTCTTGCTAATCCTTTTACCAACAGATGTCATCGTTTCCTTCTTCCACAGACCGTAGACCAAATCATTAAATTGAGACTCCCAGTAGAAATTTTGctacaacaaaaaacaaaacagtaaGAGGTTTAGAAATAGGAAATAATAACAGtaagagatttaaaaaaaaatgaaatttttgattACCACAAACGTTTGCCACCAGGAATCCTTCCTTTCCTCAGGCACCTTATTCCAACTCTTCCAAGGATCCATGTAGTATTCTTGCCAAGTTGCACGGATGAAAGCATGGATACATGGGTCAATACCAAACCTAAGATGATAACAAACATCAGTAACTGAAACAAGACTATGACAAAATCCTACCtaaaatttcacaaaacaatcCTAACAGaaacaatcctaaccaatcaaaGACCCAATTCAAATAACAGAACATTCAAAGATGAGGAAGTGATCTTACCATAAAGCTCCATTCAGCTTATCAGGATGGAGATGTGGCTGTGAGAGCCTAGCAGGTGAGTTGAGCATCGCATTAAGGGTCATCTGCGGGTAGCTGTTGGAACGAGATGAGGAAGCAGCATGGTTTGGAGCGGCTCCAGTAGCACCAGGAGGCATAGAAGGAGACCCAACATGGTTTGGAGCGGCTCCAGTAGCACCAGGAGGCATAGGAGGAGACCCAGCATGGTAAACAGCGGGTCCAGTAGCACCCGGAGGCATAGGAGGAGACGCAGCTTGTGTTCCAGGTGCTCTTGTTGAGTTCATCTGTACAAAACCAACAAGAACACATCTTTAGAgtcaagaaagagagaaagacaaATCCCTAgatcgaaaaccctaaaacatcatatCAAAACCCCTAATCGATActctaaaataaacaaaaccctAGATCGAAACAGAAAGTAGACATGTAACAACCAATCAAACAAGACAGAGAGaaatcgaaaccctagatcgaaaaccctaaaacatcatatCGAATCGAGAATCGAAGGGTTTCATCTCCgagaaaggagaagagaaagagagagggttACCATGAGAGGTGGGAGATGGAATCGGAGACGGCGAATTGAATCGGAGACGGCGAGATTGAACCGGAGACGGCGACACAAGAAACGGAGAGGAGAAGAACCATTCCGTCGCGAGTCGGGAGAGAGAGTTTGTCTTTTTTTCTCTAAGTgttgagaagaaagaagaaaactgAATTATTAAACCCTTTTCTACAGCCACGAAATATCAGTGGCTAAACCGTGGCAATGAACCgcgaaattaaaaacaattggaGCCAAAACCAAATCAATTGGAGCCAATCCAATTGGTACGTTTACCAAAATTTTGGACTAGCCACGATTTAGCCACGCAGTTACAGTGGCAATATGTAATATCTCGctggaaaccaaaaaaaattcgaGCCAAACCAATTGGTTTTCTCTATTTTCCTTATAGCCACGAAACAGCCACTAATAAACCATGGCTGTATCTAAAAACGCGTAACCACAAACACCCAACCCCTAAAGCACAATCCCTAAAACCCAAACTCTTTTCCATCAAACCTTATACCCATACAACAACTACAATTCAAACCCTTCATACATTCATATATTTTAcctaatataatttttcaaacaatctcacaacatattttacaaaccttataacatattttacaaccttacaacatattttacaaaccttataacatattttacaaCCTTAAGCATATATTTGACTACTCTGAATCACAGTCTGATTGTACCTCAACATCTGATACATATTCATCGTTTGGAGGATTCACCGGGGCAAGATCATAATCAGAAACATCGTCAACAACATGTGTTTCCACCCGTAACAATGAACTTTCTGCAACTTGGTCACGTCTATCATCCTGCCACGCAGTTAAAGCAATTTCGGACGTTTCTCGGATTCCTCGAGGAATAATTTTTGCGCATGCCCACCAATCATCGGCAGAATGTCGACGTACCCGTGGATAAGAAATAAAACATGCTTGATCACAATTACCTGGTCATGATACAATAACatctaagtttaaaattatggCCTTTCATCAAACATTAAATCTCAAGCACATATATATTTCACTTACCAGGTAATACAAAAGGATCATATTTTGCATATTGTCTTCGTGGTGAGACATCAACAAGACCAGATGGATGTATTCTCATACCGCGATTTTCCGTGGTGTCAAACCACGAACATTTAAAAATCATGACCTTCAAGCCAACATCACCATGATATTCCACCATCATAATCTCCTGTATGAGGCCATAGTAGTCTGTTTCATTGGTTCCAGGAACACAAACACCataatattgagtttttctaaACACCATAATGTtgagtttttctattttgacCGTGGTTATGTGTGTGGAAAGTGTATCCTCGGGTGTGATATATTGGCCAAGACCTATAATTGCGCCTAGGACCTTGTACAAAATCCAACATCCACATAGGAAATGTGTAAAACTGAGTCGCATCGTTAATCTGCAATAGAATAACATTGTTATAAATTacatcataaaataaataaattgtggaacttgataatattaaaacaaaaactcacATAGTCTTTGCACCACTCTGCAAAGTTGGTGTCTTTCGCTTTTTGCATTGCAACTGGAGTAATATCAGGAATACTCCGTGTCATATATTCTTCAAACATCCTGCAcacatttaatatattaattatgtaactagaaatatgtatttatattatattttcataatattaaggTACCTTTCATATGGAGCAAATGTTTCACAGTTGAGCATCATAAATGTCTGAAGAACGGTGTTATCTTTATCATTTAACCAACCAGTTGAGCATTGACCACTGATTCTCCCTTCGTGGTAAAACAAAGGTGGTACATCCGGATAATTGTATGAGAAACGAATATCATTTGGACCTTCTGGAATGCTCATGATCTCAGGATGACCAAAATAATTTGAGGATGCTCTTGAAATCTCCTCGTTTATCCATTGTGCAACTATCGAACCCGCAATGCGTGCTTTGTTtctgaccatcttcttcaaatggtacATGTATCTTTCAAATACATACATCCACCTAAAATGGACGGGCCCACCTAAGGCTACCTCATCTGGAAGGTGCACAAGAAGATGTTGCATAACATCGAAGAACGATGGAGGAAAAATCTTTTCCAAGTTACAAAGCTTCACACCGATATTTGCCTTTAAAAGACCAATATCTGATTCTTTCAAAATCCTCGAAGAGATATCTCGGAAAAAGAGGGCAATATCtgtaaacaaaacattaaagtTATAACATCAATCATAGTAATTATTAagataacataaaaaataaatacctcTAATTGCCGTATGAACATTTTTTGGAAGAAGTTCCGCGAATGCAAATGGATAGAGTCGTTGCATAatgacatgacaatcatgacttttcAGTCCATGTAGCTTTAAATTGCTTTCGTCAATACATCGACTAAATTTGGAGGAATATCCATCGGggaattttatatcatttttcatCCACATAAGGAATTCTCGCTTAGCCGCATTTGACAGCCTGAATATTGGCACGGGCATCGTTCCATCCTCTTTCATCTCTAAATCACGCCTTTTGCATAGACCTGGAAGATCCAATCTGCTTTTGAcgttgtcttttgtctttccAGGAGCATTTAACAATGTGTTCGTGAGGTTATCGAAGAAGTTTTTCTCAATGTGCATGAAATCAAGGTTATGCCGAAGAAGATGAGTTTCCCAATACGGTAactcccagaaaatactcttctTAACCCAATTGTGAGTAACTCCGTATTCAGATATTGTCTTGGATGGATTATCATGTCCATTCCCTCCACATTCAACGGACTTTGATAaaccttttatattatttatcctCTCACGCAATATTTCTTCTCCGGTCAACCATGGTGGAGGAGGATCCACAACTGTTTTTCCCCGTGTAAATGCTTGAGTGTTTCTCCTGTAAGGATGATCTTCATCTAAAAACCTTCTGTGGCAATCAAACCAACTATGTTTCCGTCCATTACGTAACCAGAACGCACCTGtctcatcttgacaatatggacacgATAGCCGACCATGTGTCGTCCAACCTGAAAGCATCCCATACGCTGGAAAATCGCTTATCGTCCACATCAACACTGCTCGCATTATGAATCTTTCTTTCCTTGAAATATCATATGCCTCCACACCATCTTTCCATAAACTCTGTAACTCTTCAATCAGCGGCTGAAGGTAAATGTCTAAGCTTTTTCTTGGATGTTTGGGTCCGGGAATTAGCATCGAAAGGTATAAGAATTCTCTTTTCATACACATTCCCGGAGGCAAATTGTATGGAGTTACAATAACTGGCCAAAGGGAATGTGCTTCGCCATTCATACCAATCGGATTAAACCCATCCGTTGATAAGCATAGATAAATGTTCCGGCTTTCAGCAGCAAATCCAGGATATAACTCACTGAAGTGTTTCCACGCTATGGCATCAGATGGATGATGTATCTCTCCTTCCGGAGTTACATGTTCCTTATGCCACCGCATATTGGAAGCTGTCGCCTCAAGTTGGTATAGACGTTTCAGACGATCTGCTATTGGGAGGTAAAACATTCTCTGTTTCAGTTTGTTTTTACCTTTTCCGTTCTTTGGGTAGTAGCGATCTTCTCCACAAAACCGACAACTGACCAACTTCGCATCGTCTCCCTTCCAAAATAACATACAGTTCTTCACACATACGTCAATCTTCTGTAAGGGTAACCCAAGCGACCGTGTCAGTTTCTTTGTCTCGTAATATGTTGCTGGAGCTTTATTTGGCTGCGGAAGTATGTTTTTAAATACTTCAGATATCTCATCTACACAAGCTTCTGGTAGATTATAATATGTCTTCACTTTCATCATCCGCGAAGCAAGAGACAACTGAGAAATTCCTTCTGCACATCCTTCGTAGAGAGGTTGAGTCGCTGCTTCAAATGCTTCAAAAACACTATCATGATAGGGTTGTGCTATGT
Protein-coding regions in this window:
- the LOC125585436 gene encoding uncharacterized protein LOC125585436, translating into MSFYFQSREWMDQRIDPESNQVSEIFLGGVDAFIQFACNQEDYKERETLLCPCARCKNVKQREARVVARHLFLYGFKGNYYFWTSHGEKFNDVGESSGANHSTGEEEMLETPIWNAYEDHQQNIPEVPADIAPAYMPEAIEETDIAQPYHDSVFEAFEAATQPLYEGCAEGISQLSLASRMMKVKTYYNLPEACVDEISEVFKNILPQPNKAPATYYETKKLTRSLGLPLQKIDVCVKNCMLFWKGDDAKLVSCRFCGEDRYYPKNGKGKNKLKQRMFYLPIADRLKRLYQLEATASNMRWHKEHVTPEGEIHHPSDAIAWKHFSELYPGFAAESRNIYLCLSTDGFNPIGMNGEAHSLWPVIVTPYNLPPGMCMKREFLYLSMLIPGPKHPRKSLDIYLQPLIEELQSLWKDGVEAYDISRKERFIMRAVLMWTISDFPAYGMLSGWTTHGRLSCPYCQDETGAFWLRNGRKHSWFDCHRRFLDEDHPYRRNTQAFTRGKTVVDPPPPWLTGEEILRERINNIKGLSKSVECGGNGHDNPSKTISEYGVTHNWVKKSIFWELPYWETHLLRHNLDFMHIEKNFFDNLTNTLLNAPGKTKDNVKSRLDLPGLCKRRDLEMKEDGTMPVPIFRLSNAAKREFLMWMKNDIKFPDGYSSKFSRCIDESNLKLHGLKSHDCHVIMQRLYPFAFAELLPKNVHTAIRGIYFLCYLNNYYD